A part of Tessaracoccus timonensis genomic DNA contains:
- the tilS gene encoding tRNA lysidine(34) synthetase TilS — MARRELGPASLEVARAVAQMWPGGDVVVACSGGADSMALTLGAAWAARRGGGAPLAVVVDHQLQPGSDEVARQVEEQLACHSIDARTVRVTVEPGADGLEAAARDVRYAALEAFGRPVLLGHTLDDQAEQVFLGLMRGSGTRAVAGMPARRGPFLRPLLGLRRATTEQACAEWGVTPWHDPMNDDFSFMRVRVRRALAGLEEIVGRDLAPNLARTASLARADADALDALVDPPATPTLIVDDICELPDALRWRLLKAWLEAQGAQPAMVHVLSVDALITSWRGQGPIDVPGGRVQRAENELRLVG, encoded by the coding sequence ATGGCTAGGCGCGAACTCGGCCCGGCGTCGCTGGAGGTGGCCCGCGCCGTCGCTCAGATGTGGCCGGGTGGCGATGTCGTCGTGGCGTGCTCCGGCGGCGCCGACTCCATGGCGCTCACGCTGGGGGCCGCGTGGGCGGCGCGACGCGGCGGGGGAGCACCCCTCGCTGTCGTCGTGGACCACCAGCTGCAACCAGGCTCCGACGAGGTCGCCCGCCAGGTGGAGGAGCAACTGGCCTGCCACAGCATCGATGCGCGCACGGTGCGGGTCACCGTCGAACCCGGCGCCGACGGCCTCGAGGCGGCCGCCCGCGACGTCCGTTACGCGGCACTGGAAGCATTCGGGCGCCCGGTACTGCTCGGGCATACCCTCGACGACCAGGCCGAACAGGTGTTCCTCGGCCTCATGCGCGGATCCGGGACGCGCGCTGTCGCCGGGATGCCCGCCCGACGCGGCCCGTTCCTGCGCCCGTTGCTCGGCCTCCGCCGCGCCACCACGGAGCAGGCCTGCGCGGAGTGGGGCGTCACCCCGTGGCACGACCCGATGAACGACGATTTCTCCTTCATGCGGGTGCGCGTGCGCCGTGCGCTCGCCGGGCTGGAGGAGATCGTCGGGAGGGATCTCGCGCCCAACCTCGCGCGGACGGCGTCGCTGGCCAGAGCCGACGCCGACGCCCTCGACGCGCTCGTCGACCCCCCGGCCACGCCGACGTTGATCGTCGACGACATCTGCGAGCTCCCCGACGCCCTGCGCTGGAGGCTCCTGAAAGCGTGGCTTGAAGCGCAGGGCGCGCAGCCGGCGATGGTGCACGTGTTGTCCGTCGACGCGCTCATCACATCGTGGCGAGGGCAAGGCCCCATCGACGTTCCGGGAGGCAGGGTGCAGCGTGCCGAGAACGAGCTCAGATTGGTAGGGTGA
- a CDS encoding DUF3180 family protein, producing the protein MSKVTLTTPRQAVVAVLAGALLMGGGLAIYDRLAAYPPVVPWTVPVALGVVSLVGIVYALCIPKRLEERKLGSQEAMVALITGKAMVLSGAALAGANTVYVMKFVSAIEAETPLQRVIHGGGTLVASILLAVAGSMIEHRLRIQQPPDEKDTHHADATVA; encoded by the coding sequence TTGAGTAAGGTCACGCTCACCACCCCGCGTCAGGCGGTCGTCGCCGTCCTGGCGGGGGCTCTGTTGATGGGGGGTGGGCTGGCGATTTACGATCGCCTCGCCGCCTACCCACCGGTGGTGCCGTGGACGGTGCCCGTCGCGCTGGGCGTGGTGAGCCTCGTCGGCATCGTCTACGCGCTGTGCATTCCGAAGCGTTTAGAGGAGCGCAAGCTCGGTTCGCAGGAAGCCATGGTTGCCCTCATCACTGGGAAGGCGATGGTACTGAGCGGCGCGGCGCTGGCGGGCGCCAACACGGTGTACGTGATGAAATTCGTGTCCGCTATCGAGGCGGAAACACCGCTGCAGCGTGTGATACACGGGGGCGGAACGCTCGTCGCGAGCATCTTATTAGCGGTGGCAGGCTCCATGATTGAACACCGCTTGCGCATCCAACAACCCCCGGACGAAAAAGATACGCACCACGCCGACGCAACCGTCGCATAA
- a CDS encoding NADH-quinone oxidoreductase subunit D: protein MEADVVDGLWRNVVVQPGYGHRGAEKLFEVRDWRAGIMLADRHDWLSAFSGELCATLAIEQAMRLVAPPRATWLRTLLAETARIHSHLSFLSVLLDGDAAAQLWATVDAMRDAVLAWSGNRIHPMLNRVGGLASDIPGGWQLPLDDVLRIADLCEQALGATERYRDLATLDANACRAYGLSGPVGRAAGLDLDRRARGYLAYSDVFQPAPTRTAGDGHARLAVLVDELRTSAAMADALLAGVADRPGEVSVRLARRLKVPEGEHWAELEAPWGIAGSLLVSRGGATPWRLALRTPSFANLSALGQALEGTPETQIADAVATVGYGVGDADK from the coding sequence GTGGAAGCTGATGTTGTTGACGGGCTATGGCGCAACGTCGTGGTCCAGCCTGGTTACGGCCATCGTGGCGCGGAGAAACTCTTTGAAGTACGCGATTGGCGAGCAGGAATCATGTTGGCAGACCGCCACGATTGGCTCTCAGCATTCTCCGGCGAGCTGTGCGCAACCCTCGCCATTGAGCAAGCCATGCGGCTCGTCGCACCACCCCGCGCCACCTGGCTGCGCACGCTCCTCGCCGAAACCGCGCGCATCCACAGCCACCTCTCGTTCCTGTCCGTGCTCCTCGACGGCGACGCCGCAGCGCAGCTGTGGGCCACCGTGGATGCGATGCGCGACGCCGTGCTCGCGTGGTCAGGCAACCGCATCCACCCCATGCTGAACCGCGTGGGCGGGCTCGCGTCGGACATACCCGGCGGCTGGCAACTCCCCCTCGACGATGTGCTCCGCATCGCAGACCTGTGCGAGCAAGCACTCGGTGCCACCGAGCGCTACCGCGACCTTGCGACACTCGACGCCAATGCCTGCCGGGCATATGGGCTGTCGGGCCCTGTCGGGCGCGCTGCCGGCCTCGACCTCGACCGCCGAGCACGCGGCTACCTCGCCTACTCGGACGTCTTCCAGCCGGCACCCACGCGCACGGCAGGCGACGGGCACGCCCGCCTCGCGGTGCTCGTCGACGAGCTGCGCACCTCTGCCGCCATGGCAGACGCACTGCTCGCGGGGGTGGCTGACCGTCCGGGTGAAGTGTCTGTACGTCTCGCGCGTCGCCTCAAAGTCCCCGAAGGAGAGCACTGGGCTGAGCTCGAGGCACCGTGGGGCATCGCTGGAAGCCTGCTCGTGTCTCGAGGCGGCGCAACACCCTGGCGTCTAGCGCTGCGCACGCCGTCGTTCGCCAACCTCTCGGCACTCGGGCAGGCGCTGGAAGGCACCCCAGAAACGCAGATCGCCGACGCCGTCGCCACCGTGGGCTACGGCGTCGGCGATGCCGACAAGTAG
- the ftsH gene encoding ATP-dependent zinc metalloprotease FtsH, whose translation MAPLQKFFKSPVAWILIIVIVLMLGWQLFSSFTGFENMPTSQAIKVLESDEKLREVILVDGEQQIQIVDKDGKRTRSTWVGEQQAADIVKLLNERREQGTLERWNGENPKPGLFSTFLFSFLPFLLLIGVMFFIYRSMSQGGAGGPMSFGKSRAKLASKDTPQTTFSDVAGADEAVEELVEIKEFLEKPDKFAELGAKIPKGVLLYGPPGTGKTLLARAVAGEAGVPFFSISGSDFVEMFVGVGASRVRDLFSQAKDNAPAIIFIDEIDAVGRHRGAGMGGGHDEREQTLNQLLVEMDGFDSRGGIILIAATNRPDVLDPALLRPGRFDRQISVEAPDAAGREAILKVHAKGKPLASNVDLTSIARRTPGFSGADLANVLNEGALLAARLGYDMIGQKELDEAIDRVIAGPQKKTRLMDDRERLITAYHEGGHALVAAAMPGNDPVQKVTILPRGRALGYTMVLPDQDKYSQTRGELLDQMAYMMGGRAAEEMVFHDPTTGASNDIQKATKVARAMVTQYGMSERIGAVKIGGGDSEPFMGMKGTDSSKEYSDELAGIVDEEVAKLIHAAHQEAYDVLEENRDVLDELVRQLFEKETLGKAEVAKIFEPLRRRDKRPAWTGSPNRVPSSIPPVTPPEAPADPDGASAPKPLAGPSDWAPPSAPQPGTEPPAPPQPGGIPPGDTPGWRPPSDWQPPQPPRPE comes from the coding sequence GTGGCACCCTTGCAGAAATTCTTCAAGTCCCCAGTGGCGTGGATCCTCATCATCGTCATTGTGCTCATGCTCGGGTGGCAGCTGTTCAGCTCCTTCACCGGCTTCGAGAACATGCCTACGAGCCAGGCAATCAAGGTGCTCGAAAGCGATGAGAAGCTGCGCGAGGTAATCCTGGTCGACGGTGAACAACAGATCCAGATCGTCGATAAAGACGGCAAACGCACGAGGAGCACCTGGGTGGGTGAGCAGCAGGCCGCCGACATCGTGAAACTCCTCAACGAGCGTCGAGAGCAGGGCACGCTCGAGCGCTGGAACGGAGAGAACCCGAAGCCAGGGCTGTTTTCCACCTTCCTGTTCTCGTTCCTGCCATTCCTGTTGCTCATTGGTGTGATGTTCTTCATCTACCGTTCCATGAGCCAGGGCGGCGCAGGCGGGCCGATGTCGTTCGGGAAGTCGCGCGCCAAACTCGCGAGCAAGGACACCCCGCAGACCACCTTCAGCGACGTGGCCGGCGCCGACGAGGCGGTGGAGGAGCTCGTCGAGATCAAGGAGTTCCTCGAGAAGCCCGACAAGTTCGCCGAGCTCGGCGCGAAGATCCCCAAGGGCGTGCTGCTCTACGGTCCGCCCGGCACCGGTAAGACACTGCTCGCCCGCGCCGTCGCAGGCGAAGCCGGAGTGCCCTTCTTCTCCATCTCGGGCTCCGACTTCGTCGAGATGTTCGTCGGTGTTGGCGCATCCCGCGTCCGCGACCTCTTCTCCCAGGCGAAAGACAACGCGCCCGCCATCATCTTCATCGACGAGATCGACGCCGTCGGCAGGCACCGTGGTGCCGGCATGGGCGGCGGTCACGACGAGCGCGAGCAGACGCTGAACCAGCTGCTCGTTGAGATGGACGGTTTCGATTCGCGCGGCGGCATCATCCTCATTGCGGCGACGAACCGCCCCGATGTGCTCGACCCAGCGCTGTTGCGCCCCGGACGTTTCGACCGGCAGATCTCCGTCGAGGCTCCCGATGCGGCCGGGCGCGAGGCCATCCTCAAGGTGCATGCGAAGGGCAAGCCGCTCGCGTCGAACGTCGACCTCACCTCCATCGCGCGGCGCACGCCCGGGTTCTCCGGCGCCGACCTCGCGAACGTCCTCAACGAAGGCGCGCTCCTGGCGGCCCGCTTGGGCTACGACATGATCGGCCAGAAAGAACTCGACGAGGCCATCGACCGCGTGATCGCTGGGCCGCAGAAGAAGACGCGCCTCATGGACGATCGCGAGCGGCTCATCACCGCCTACCACGAGGGTGGGCACGCGCTCGTGGCGGCAGCCATGCCGGGCAATGATCCGGTGCAGAAGGTGACGATCCTGCCGCGCGGGCGAGCGCTCGGATACACGATGGTGCTGCCTGACCAGGACAAGTACTCGCAGACGCGCGGCGAGCTGCTCGACCAGATGGCCTACATGATGGGAGGCCGCGCCGCCGAAGAGATGGTGTTCCACGACCCGACCACCGGGGCGAGCAACGACATCCAGAAGGCGACGAAGGTGGCCCGCGCCATGGTCACCCAGTACGGCATGAGCGAACGCATCGGCGCGGTGAAGATTGGCGGCGGCGACTCCGAGCCATTCATGGGCATGAAGGGCACGGACTCCAGCAAGGAGTACTCCGACGAGCTGGCCGGCATCGTCGACGAAGAAGTGGCCAAGCTCATTCACGCCGCGCACCAGGAAGCCTACGACGTGCTGGAGGAGAACCGCGACGTGCTCGACGAGCTCGTCCGACAGCTCTTCGAGAAGGAAACCCTGGGGAAGGCTGAAGTGGCGAAGATCTTCGAGCCCCTGCGCCGACGCGACAAGCGCCCCGCCTGGACGGGGTCGCCCAACCGCGTGCCGTCGTCGATCCCGCCGGTGACGCCGCCGGAAGCCCCCGCGGATCCCGACGGTGCCTCCGCACCCAAGCCGCTGGCTGGCCCCTCGGATTGGGCTCCGCCGTCCGCACCCCAGCCGGGCACCGAGCCGCCGGCACCGCCGCAGCCGGGCGGCATCCCTCCGGGTGACACCCCTGGGTGGCGCCCGCCATCTGATTGGCAGCCTCCGCAGCCGCCGAGGCCCGAGTGA
- the folE gene encoding GTP cyclohydrolase I FolE has protein sequence MSVDQPRIEAAVREILLAIGDDPDRDGLRDTPQRVARSYAELFAGLSQDPADVIGTTFDVSHEELVLVKDIEVASCCEHHLLPFTGVAHVGYIPQKGGRVAGLSKIARLVDIYARRPQVQERLTTQIAEAMVEQLHARGVIVVVEAEHSCMTLRGVRKPGSKTVTSAVRGVLRDSATRAEAMGLILGR, from the coding sequence GTGAGCGTCGATCAACCGCGCATCGAAGCCGCGGTGCGCGAGATTCTGCTCGCCATCGGCGACGACCCTGACCGCGACGGCTTGCGCGACACCCCACAGCGCGTCGCCCGATCGTACGCCGAGCTGTTCGCCGGCCTCAGCCAAGATCCGGCAGATGTGATCGGCACAACCTTCGACGTATCCCACGAGGAACTCGTGCTAGTGAAAGACATCGAGGTGGCGAGCTGCTGCGAGCATCACCTGTTGCCATTTACTGGCGTGGCCCACGTCGGGTACATCCCCCAGAAGGGCGGCCGTGTAGCGGGGCTGTCCAAGATTGCGCGCCTCGTCGACATCTACGCCCGCCGCCCGCAGGTCCAGGAACGCCTCACCACCCAGATCGCTGAGGCCATGGTGGAGCAACTGCACGCGCGCGGGGTGATCGTCGTGGTGGAAGCGGAGCACTCCTGCATGACGCTTCGAGGCGTGCGCAAGCCGGGCTCGAAAACAGTGACGAGCGCGGTGCGCGGCGTCCTGCGCGACAGCGCCACCCGTGCGGAGGCAATGGGCCTCATCCTGGGGCGCTGA
- the dacB gene encoding D-alanyl-D-alanine carboxypeptidase/D-alanyl-D-alanine-endopeptidase, which produces MGVPKSRTAQWVAVGIVLVLVPSLTLTVLALRGRIATAVGLDRPAASPTVPPSVFEAPSAAPTPPSVGDLQPPAAIATPGRAPSKQQLAQRLAQLDTSKLATPDGKPAVISWELLDGVSGQAIASRDSHRMLIPASNTKTLTITSVLNAFDGGETFATTVTQPSPGTIVLVGGGDPLLASEPAQPGTYPQPPSLRSLAQQTAKALRAAGTTSVTLGYDASYFPDSGWATTWSANYRDQVTPISALWADEGKVNGARQADPAAAAAAIFARQLGEEGIQVSGAPAVAKGTGEEVASVESLPVHALTQQAMLRSNNSFTEVLGFQLAKHTGHPATFAGSTAAIQQQLTKLGIWEQGAHLDDASGLSRSNRVSATMLARANHHIITDACLTAVMDGLPVAGVTGTLRERFTDEVSAPARGVARAKTGTLSLVSSLSGYTITADGSLVVFAIVLNGQVDGWAAKVLEDQVVGTVTGCGC; this is translated from the coding sequence GTGGGAGTGCCGAAGTCTCGGACAGCGCAGTGGGTCGCCGTCGGTATCGTGCTCGTGTTGGTGCCCAGCCTCACGCTCACCGTACTCGCCTTGCGAGGCCGCATCGCCACCGCCGTCGGCCTCGACCGCCCCGCGGCATCCCCGACGGTGCCCCCCTCGGTATTCGAGGCTCCCTCCGCAGCGCCGACACCGCCCAGCGTCGGCGACCTCCAACCACCCGCAGCCATCGCGACGCCGGGCCGCGCCCCGTCGAAACAACAGCTCGCCCAACGCCTCGCTCAGCTGGACACCTCCAAGCTCGCAACGCCCGACGGGAAACCCGCCGTGATCTCGTGGGAGCTGCTCGACGGGGTGTCCGGGCAAGCGATCGCCTCACGCGACTCCCACCGGATGCTGATCCCCGCATCGAACACCAAAACGCTGACCATCACGTCGGTGCTCAACGCCTTCGATGGCGGGGAGACTTTCGCCACTACCGTCACCCAGCCCAGCCCGGGCACCATCGTGTTGGTGGGCGGGGGTGACCCGCTCCTGGCAAGCGAACCCGCACAACCAGGCACGTACCCCCAGCCGCCGTCGCTTCGGAGCCTGGCCCAGCAGACTGCGAAGGCGCTGCGCGCCGCGGGAACCACCAGCGTCACGCTGGGCTACGACGCGTCCTACTTTCCAGATTCCGGCTGGGCAACAACATGGTCCGCGAACTACCGCGACCAGGTAACCCCCATCAGCGCGTTGTGGGCCGACGAGGGGAAGGTCAACGGAGCACGTCAAGCCGATCCTGCTGCCGCGGCCGCCGCCATCTTCGCTCGCCAACTCGGTGAAGAAGGCATCCAAGTGAGCGGCGCACCCGCCGTTGCCAAGGGCACGGGAGAGGAGGTCGCCAGCGTCGAATCGCTGCCCGTGCACGCACTCACCCAACAGGCGATGCTGCGCTCCAACAACTCATTCACCGAAGTGCTTGGCTTCCAACTGGCCAAACACACAGGCCACCCGGCTACATTCGCGGGCTCCACCGCCGCCATCCAGCAACAGCTCACCAAACTCGGCATCTGGGAGCAAGGCGCCCATCTCGACGACGCGTCGGGGCTCTCGCGCAGCAACCGCGTATCGGCGACGATGCTCGCGCGCGCCAACCACCACATCATCACCGACGCCTGCCTCACCGCCGTCATGGATGGCCTGCCCGTCGCGGGGGTCACAGGGACGCTGCGCGAACGCTTCACCGACGAGGTCAGCGCCCCCGCGCGAGGCGTCGCCCGCGCGAAAACCGGCACGTTGAGCCTAGTGTCCTCCCTCAGCGGCTACACCATCACTGCCGACGGGTCGCTCGTCGTCTTCGCCATCGTGCTCAACGGACAGGTCGACGGGTGGGCCGCGAAGGTGCTGGAAGACCAAGTGGTCGGCACGGTCACAGGGTGCGGTTGCTGA
- the folB gene encoding dihydroneopterin aldolase has product MTGVRARGFHGVLPEERANGQDFVVDVVMAVASWPSDDDLASTIDYSEVADLVVATVESGPYQLIETLAQAIAQAILERQPLASSVSVTVHKPSAPLRPAFTDVAVTITRSRQT; this is encoded by the coding sequence CTGACGGGGGTACGCGCCCGAGGCTTCCACGGAGTCCTTCCCGAGGAGCGAGCTAACGGGCAGGATTTCGTCGTTGACGTGGTCATGGCCGTGGCATCCTGGCCGAGTGACGATGACCTCGCGTCCACGATCGACTACTCGGAGGTTGCCGACTTGGTGGTAGCCACCGTCGAGTCCGGCCCCTACCAGCTGATCGAGACACTGGCGCAGGCAATTGCCCAGGCCATCCTGGAACGCCAGCCGCTCGCCTCGTCAGTGAGTGTTACTGTGCATAAGCCGAGCGCCCCACTTCGCCCGGCGTTCACCGACGTGGCGGTCACCATCACTAGGAGCAGACAGACATGA
- a CDS encoding Lsr2 family protein: MARKVEVTLVDDIDGGVATATVQFAFAGVQYEIDLNDDNTAKFEKALAPYIEHGRKVSATRRRGRKAAAAGGAKVAPGEVRAWAAANGMEVSSRGRIPADVMEAYLAAN, encoded by the coding sequence ATGGCTCGTAAGGTTGAAGTAACGCTCGTCGACGACATCGACGGAGGCGTGGCAACGGCTACTGTGCAATTCGCATTCGCCGGTGTGCAGTACGAGATTGACCTCAACGACGACAATACCGCGAAGTTTGAGAAGGCCCTCGCTCCCTACATCGAGCACGGCCGCAAGGTGTCGGCAACCCGTCGTCGCGGGCGCAAGGCCGCCGCAGCTGGTGGCGCGAAGGTGGCGCCGGGTGAAGTACGTGCCTGGGCGGCCGCGAACGGCATGGAGGTGTCGTCGCGTGGGCGCATTCCGGCCGACGTGATGGAGGCGTACCTCGCCGCGAACTGA
- the hpt gene encoding hypoxanthine phosphoribosyltransferase — protein sequence MDAADIAEDLERVLYTSDQIAERIAEIAAQIDADYEGKDILLVGVLNGAVMVMSDLQRAMKSHVQMDWMAVSSYGAGTQSSGVVRILKDLSQDLEGRHVIVVEDIIDTGLTLSYLINYLASRGPASIEIMTMFRKPDAAKIDVPVKYVGFDIPNEFVVGFGLDFAEKYRNLRDVGTLKPEIYS from the coding sequence GTGGATGCTGCCGATATTGCTGAAGACCTCGAGCGCGTGCTTTACACCTCCGACCAGATCGCTGAGCGCATCGCGGAGATAGCCGCCCAAATCGATGCTGACTACGAGGGGAAGGACATCCTCCTCGTTGGAGTGCTGAACGGCGCGGTCATGGTGATGTCAGACCTGCAGCGCGCCATGAAGAGCCACGTCCAGATGGACTGGATGGCCGTCTCCTCCTACGGCGCGGGCACCCAGTCGAGCGGCGTGGTGCGCATTCTGAAAGACCTCTCACAGGATCTCGAAGGCCGGCACGTCATCGTCGTGGAAGACATCATTGACACCGGACTCACGCTCAGCTACCTCATCAACTACCTCGCCTCGCGCGGCCCGGCGAGCATCGAGATCATGACGATGTTCCGTAAGCCCGACGCGGCCAAGATCGATGTGCCCGTGAAGTACGTCGGCTTCGACATCCCCAACGAGTTCGTCGTCGGCTTCGGTCTGGACTTCGCCGAGAAGTACCGCAACCTGCGCGACGTCGGCACACTGAAGCCTGAGATCTACAGCTGA
- a CDS encoding zinc-dependent metalloprotease — MDAAPELHWATARAVAKLGRGDLPAVSRPEAHRYVASVRRRAREAAELAATAMQVPARGASNIRVVDRDGWVVAATNVAQAAIDWVGWLRRSPTLWRALTARVLGVGVGVGLGIGSRWMLGQYDAFSGSRSLYLVAPNLWRMQHQYGFDERSFLLWVAAHEQAHALQFDRAPWLTGYLGELVGDAGGRASINRIIATMTFLEGHADYVSDRTGRIRHVQRMRRVLERSRPQRGGGLLDKGTQYAQGRQFCLKVQQMHADDGPSQPNPLDAAFDAAENLPTREEIANPALWYRRVHG; from the coding sequence ATGGACGCCGCGCCAGAACTCCACTGGGCAACCGCCCGCGCCGTCGCCAAGCTGGGCCGAGGTGACCTGCCCGCCGTTTCGCGCCCGGAGGCGCACCGCTACGTCGCCAGCGTGCGGCGCCGCGCGCGCGAGGCCGCCGAGCTAGCGGCGACGGCGATGCAAGTTCCCGCCCGTGGTGCGTCCAACATCCGTGTCGTAGATCGCGACGGTTGGGTCGTCGCCGCCACCAACGTCGCACAGGCAGCCATCGACTGGGTGGGGTGGCTCCGTCGTTCCCCGACACTCTGGCGCGCCCTCACCGCGCGCGTGCTGGGCGTGGGCGTGGGCGTGGGGCTAGGCATCGGATCGCGGTGGATGCTTGGCCAATACGACGCCTTCTCAGGCAGCCGAAGCCTCTACCTTGTCGCCCCGAATTTGTGGCGCATGCAGCACCAATACGGCTTCGACGAGCGCTCGTTCCTACTGTGGGTGGCCGCCCACGAACAGGCCCACGCGCTGCAATTCGACCGTGCGCCATGGCTCACCGGCTACCTCGGTGAGTTGGTGGGCGATGCTGGTGGCAGGGCATCGATCAACCGCATCATCGCCACCATGACCTTCCTCGAAGGGCACGCTGACTACGTCTCCGACCGCACGGGGCGCATCCGCCACGTGCAGCGTATGCGCCGGGTGCTCGAGCGCTCACGGCCCCAGCGCGGGGGCGGGCTACTCGACAAAGGCACCCAATACGCGCAGGGGCGCCAGTTCTGCCTCAAGGTGCAGCAGATGCACGCCGACGACGGCCCCAGCCAGCCGAATCCGCTCGATGCCGCATTCGACGCCGCGGAGAACCTCCCGACGCGCGAGGAGATCGCAAACCCTGCGCTGTGGTATCGGAGGGTGCATGGCTAG
- the folK gene encoding 2-amino-4-hydroxy-6-hydroxymethyldihydropteridine diphosphokinase, which produces MSNAPFDLDVDTLGNLRPISKVVFSLGSNQGDSAEILQEAVDFLADTPDLMLVEVSPVYETKPWGEVQDQPNFLNMVVIAESTLEPLTLLDRAHAIEENFGRERTIPGGPRTLDIDIIMVGKRVSEDAIELPHPYAHERAFVLVPWLDVDPDGELEGHGPIADLVEDMDTDGVTLRSDIVISAATGF; this is translated from the coding sequence ATGAGTAACGCACCGTTTGACCTCGATGTCGACACTCTCGGCAACTTGCGTCCCATTTCGAAGGTCGTGTTCAGCCTCGGCTCGAACCAGGGAGATTCCGCAGAGATCCTCCAAGAGGCCGTTGACTTCCTCGCCGATACCCCTGACCTCATGCTCGTTGAGGTGTCCCCGGTGTACGAAACGAAGCCGTGGGGTGAGGTGCAAGACCAGCCGAACTTTCTGAACATGGTGGTCATCGCGGAGTCGACGCTGGAGCCACTCACGCTCCTCGACCGTGCGCATGCCATCGAGGAGAACTTCGGGCGCGAGCGCACCATTCCGGGCGGTCCCCGCACGCTCGACATTGACATCATCATGGTGGGCAAGCGCGTCTCGGAGGATGCCATCGAGCTGCCCCACCCCTACGCTCACGAGCGCGCCTTCGTGCTGGTTCCGTGGCTCGACGTCGATCCGGATGGCGAGCTCGAGGGGCACGGCCCCATTGCTGACCTCGTCGAAGATATGGATACCGACGGCGTCACCCTCCGAAGCGACATCGTCATCTCGGCGGCAACGGGCTTTTGA
- the folP gene encoding dihydropteroate synthase — protein MQTLIMGVLNVTPDSFSDGGRWANPDAACEHAHELVAQGASIIDVGGESTRPGAARVDADEELRRVLPVVERLATAGITVSVDTMRATTARAVIDAGAAIVNDVSGGLADPDMFATVAVSDACYILQHWRGHSDVMNSLANYTDVRAEVLGETLARRDAAVAAGIRASRIILDPGLGFAKSSDDNWQILNDLPAWRATGHRILVGASRKRFLAEAQDRDVATAAVTTWCAAHGVWAVRTHEVPMQRDAIIVGSHLRPDAAELRPLG, from the coding sequence ATGCAGACACTCATCATGGGGGTGCTCAACGTCACACCCGACTCTTTCTCCGACGGCGGCCGCTGGGCCAACCCGGACGCCGCCTGCGAGCACGCCCACGAACTCGTCGCCCAGGGCGCGAGCATCATCGACGTGGGCGGGGAATCCACCCGCCCAGGCGCGGCTCGCGTCGACGCCGACGAGGAACTGCGACGGGTGCTCCCCGTCGTCGAACGCCTTGCGACAGCAGGCATCACCGTCTCGGTCGACACCATGCGCGCCACGACTGCCCGCGCGGTGATAGACGCCGGGGCTGCCATCGTCAACGACGTCTCCGGTGGGCTCGCCGACCCCGACATGTTCGCGACGGTCGCTGTCTCCGACGCCTGCTACATCTTGCAGCACTGGCGCGGGCATTCCGACGTGATGAACTCGCTCGCGAACTACACCGACGTCCGTGCGGAGGTGCTCGGCGAGACGCTCGCGCGCCGCGACGCCGCCGTCGCCGCCGGGATCCGTGCCTCGCGCATCATTCTCGACCCGGGGCTCGGCTTCGCGAAGTCCAGTGACGATAACTGGCAGATCCTGAACGACCTCCCCGCGTGGCGAGCCACCGGGCATCGCATCCTCGTCGGCGCCTCCCGCAAACGCTTCCTCGCCGAGGCTCAGGATCGCGACGTCGCCACCGCCGCAGTGACCACCTGGTGCGCGGCCCACGGCGTCTGGGCAGTGCGCACACACGAGGTGCCCATGCAGCGTGACGCGATCATCGTCGGAAGCCACCTTCGCCCTGACGCTGCCGAGCTTCGCCCGCTCGGGTAG